The proteins below are encoded in one region of Ereboglobus luteus:
- a CDS encoding YgiQ family radical SAM protein codes for MTSHTQHSQQQPRRVPDLQSQFKPDAWLPTSRKEMDSRGWDCADVILFSGDAYVDHPSFGAAVIGRVLEARGYRVAIVPQPNWRDDLRDFKKLGRPRLFFGVSGGCMDSMVNHYTANKRLRSDDAYTADGRAGQRPDYAVTVYSKILKQLWPDVPVVLGGIEASLRRFAHYDYWADALKPGVLMESGADLLVYGLGEKPIVEIAERLARGERAGELRDVRQTARVERGMNCEQESSATEIRALHSFAECVANRRKFAENFRVIEEESNRVRAATIVEPMGGGDERAIVANPPWPSLTTAETDASFDLPYTRLPHPRYRGKRIPAYEMIRHSITMHRGCFGGCSFCTISAHQGKFISERTEASILREVENVARMPDFAGNISDLGGPSANMYGLRGKDESICAQCRRASCLHPRVCRNLNTDLSRLTALYRKVLEHPKVKRAFVGSGIRYDIFLDENGFRSKDGGEYFGQLVRHHVSGRLKVAPEHSAPQVLGHIRKPSFKLFEVFKAAFDELNEREGLREQLVPYFISSLPYCEERDMRALQGDLKRLGFRLEQVQDFTPTPMTLDSAIYYSGFDPYTGTPAYVARTPEEKLKQRSYFFDARKQGPAWKRPGAKRR; via the coding sequence ATGACTTCGCACACTCAACATTCGCAGCAGCAACCGCGACGGGTTCCCGATTTGCAATCGCAGTTCAAGCCCGATGCGTGGCTGCCGACCTCGCGGAAGGAAATGGATTCTCGCGGATGGGATTGTGCGGATGTCATTTTGTTCAGCGGTGATGCCTATGTGGACCATCCTTCGTTTGGCGCGGCGGTGATCGGACGGGTGCTGGAGGCGCGCGGGTATCGCGTGGCGATCGTGCCGCAGCCAAACTGGCGCGACGATTTGCGCGACTTCAAAAAGCTGGGGCGGCCCCGTTTGTTTTTTGGAGTGTCGGGCGGTTGCATGGACAGCATGGTCAACCACTACACGGCGAACAAACGCCTGCGCAGCGACGATGCCTATACGGCGGACGGACGCGCGGGGCAGCGGCCCGATTACGCGGTCACTGTTTATTCGAAAATTCTAAAACAACTTTGGCCGGATGTGCCCGTGGTGCTCGGTGGAATCGAGGCGTCGCTGCGAAGGTTTGCGCATTATGATTATTGGGCGGATGCGCTGAAGCCGGGGGTGCTGATGGAAAGCGGCGCGGATTTGCTCGTGTATGGGCTGGGCGAGAAACCGATTGTGGAAATCGCGGAGCGGCTCGCGCGGGGCGAGCGGGCGGGGGAGTTGCGGGATGTCCGGCAGACGGCGCGGGTGGAGCGCGGAATGAATTGCGAGCAGGAGTCCAGCGCCACTGAGATCCGCGCACTCCATTCGTTTGCGGAATGCGTGGCGAACCGGCGCAAGTTCGCGGAGAATTTTCGTGTGATCGAGGAGGAGTCGAATCGCGTGCGCGCGGCAACGATTGTCGAACCGATGGGGGGCGGCGATGAGCGCGCGATCGTGGCGAATCCGCCCTGGCCGAGCCTGACAACGGCGGAGACGGACGCATCGTTCGACCTGCCTTACACTCGGCTGCCTCATCCGCGTTATCGCGGGAAACGCATCCCCGCTTACGAGATGATCAGGCATTCGATCACAATGCACCGCGGGTGTTTTGGCGGATGCAGTTTTTGCACGATTTCGGCGCATCAGGGGAAATTTATTTCGGAGCGCACGGAGGCGTCGATTTTGCGCGAGGTGGAAAATGTCGCGCGGATGCCCGATTTCGCGGGTAACATCAGCGATCTTGGCGGGCCGTCGGCAAACATGTATGGATTGCGCGGGAAGGACGAGTCGATTTGCGCGCAATGCCGTCGCGCGTCGTGCCTGCATCCGCGCGTGTGCCGCAATTTGAACACGGATTTGTCGCGCCTGACCGCGCTCTATCGCAAGGTGCTCGAGCATCCAAAGGTGAAGCGCGCGTTTGTGGGCAGCGGGATTCGCTACGATATTTTTCTCGATGAAAACGGATTCCGCTCGAAGGACGGCGGGGAGTATTTCGGGCAACTGGTGCGGCATCATGTGTCGGGACGCCTGAAAGTCGCGCCGGAGCACAGCGCGCCGCAGGTGCTCGGCCACATTCGAAAACCGTCGTTCAAGTTGTTCGAGGTTTTCAAGGCGGCGTTCGACGAGCTCAACGAGCGCGAGGGATTGCGCGAGCAATTGGTGCCGTATTTTATTTCGAGCCTGCCGTATTGCGAGGAGCGCGACATGCGCGCGCTGCAAGGCGATTTGAAGCGGCTGGGTTTTCGCCTGGAGCAGGTGCAGGATTTCACGCCGACGCCGATGACGCTCGACTCGGCGATTTATTACAGCGGTTTCGATCCTTACACCGGCACGCCCGCCTACGTGGCGCGCACGCCGGAGGAAAAATTGAAACAGCGGTCGTATTTTTTCGACGCCCGCAAACAGGGACCCGCGTGGAAAAGGCCGGGGGCGAAACGGAGATAG